A genomic window from Cinclus cinclus chromosome 5, bCinCin1.1, whole genome shotgun sequence includes:
- the BBS12 gene encoding Bardet-Biedl syndrome 12 protein, with product MAFKDVNARRHTGLQQLSALASTGRTFLGPMKSHKFIVDEITNQSTLICSAVRLIESLDLTSAVGQLLNETIQAQNKEFKTGMSTLLFLVGSWSNAVVECLQQNVPVPAIVCVMSEGLNSCCERVQCLQMPIHDVKKDLCPSRVGPKASESKTGPVGYSGLTNPWNLLCFQRNISAAEEVIPVNSCSRPGDDCSFNKFLVSPLAGFGSVASVVKAVGDRSSSALSGSDGTAPSCITRKLTHSRHFSTLGKSHFSSQQGNFQGYLSGPSADLCGCCGLGHLAMALSHGNQTSVKLLQSIAALQQERAECGGSSQINIAEIVTCCVLGLPEGYSCVSPGFVTLVSPEQATVIKHFADKALRVVLMDGDLTERYRHLGFNRPCNVRTVLEHPNPQGSSTGDVWLSRMLDILMSFGVNLVLVKGNVCKDFMERCVASRILVIGCVARDVLCAFGAATGARAVTYLSQLNASCVGNGARAELWEAGDGRAVDLGELVPARISAGRLALLTAVLTTALPCKAQLLEDQFWTLLYRLHHALKDGKVFPGGGAVELLCLSHIQALVEQPGRSGRDEAVTELPSPWLAEYKSIVLQALASGWKQYLSVVLCNTAKASSELEAGASVDHHLQKAAACGSPSVYILEEFRRGGVFRGGSDPFPNQVTDLKVCDNVAAKTEAWRRALDLVLLVLQTDAEIITGPRRNQILNSPVSSEFMFL from the coding sequence ATGGCTTTCAAGGATGTGAATGCCAGGAGACACACTGGactccagcagctctcagccTTAGCATCCACTGGGAGAACATTCCTGGGGCCAATGAAATCACATAAATTCATTGTGGATGAAATCACCAACCAGAGCACATTGATTTGTTCTGCTGTTAGACTGATTGAAAGTTTGGATTTGACAAGTGCTGTTGGACAGCTTCTTAATGAAACCATCCAGGCTCAGAACAAGGAGTTTAAGACTGGGATGAGTACCCTGTTGTTCCTGGTTGGCTCGTGGAGCAATGCTGTGGTGGAGTGCCTCCAGCAGAACGTTCCTGTTCCAGCAATAGTGTGTGTGATGTCTGAGGGGTTGAACTCTTGCTGTGAGAGAGTCCAGTGTCTTCAAATGCCAATACATGATGTAAAGAAAGATCTGTGTCCTAGCCGAGTTGGGCCAAAGGcttctgaaagcaaaactggCCCAGTTGGATACAGTGGTCTTACAAATCCCTGgaatttgctgtgttttcagagaaatatttctgcagcagaagaaGTAATTCCAGTAAATTCTTGTTCCCGTCCAGGAGATGATTGTAGTTTTAACAAGTTCCTGGTTTCACCCTTGGCTGGCTTTGGTTCAGTGGCTTCTGTTGTCAAAGCAGTGGGTGACCGAAGTTCATCTGCGCTGTCTGGAAGTGATGGCACTGCACCCAGCTGCATCACACGGAAGTTAACCCACAGCAGACACTTCAGCACTCTAGGGAAAAGCCATTTTTCAAGTCAGCAAGGCAATTTTCAGGGATACCTTTCAGGACCATCAGCAGATCTGTGTGGGTGTTGTGGTTTAGGACACCTGGCAATGGCTCTGAGCCATGGAAACCAGACCAGCGTGAAACTGCTACAAAGCATCGCTGCTCTTCAGCAAGAGAGAGCAGAGTGCGGTGGCTCTTCCCAGATTAATATCGCAGAGATTGTGACGTGCTGTGTGCTGGGCCTGCCTGAGGGCTATTCCTGTGTCTCCCCAGGCTTTGTCACATTAGTGTCACCAGAGCAAGCCACAGTCATCAAACACTTTGCAGACAAAGCCCTCCGGGTTGTGCTGATGGACGGTGACCTCACGGAGCGGTATCGACACTTGGGTTTTAACAGACCGTGTAATGTAAGGACGGTTTTGGAGCATCCCAAtccacagggaagcagcacaggAGATGTGTGGCTAAGCAGAATGTTGGATATTCTGATGAGCTTTGGAGTAAACCTGGTTTTGGTCAAGGGAAACGTGTGCAAAGACTTCATGGAAAGGTGCGTTGCCAGCAGGATACTGGTAATTGGCTGCGTGGCTCGGGATGTACTGTGTGCCTTTGGGGCGGCCACTGGTGCCCGGGCAGTGACGTACCTGAGCCAGCTGAACGCTTCCTGTGTCGGGAATGGGGCCCGGGCGGAGCTGTGGGAGGCCGGCGATGGGCGCGCGGTGGATCTGGGCGAGCTGGTGCCGGCGCGGATCAGCGCGGGACGCCTCGCCCTGCTCACGGCCGTGCTCACCACTGCCCTGCCTTGCAAGGCGCAGCTCCTCGAAGACCAGTTCTGGACTTTGCTGTATCGACTCCATCACGCTCTGAAGGACGGGAAGGTTTTCCCTGGGGGCGGTGCAGTGGAGCTCCTGTGCCTCAGTCACATCCAGGCGCTCGTAGAGCAGCCCGGGCGATCGGGAAGAGACGAAGCTGTGACAGAGCTTCCCAGTCCCTGGCTGGCAGAGTATAAATCCATtgtgctccaggcactggcGAGTGGCTGGAAGCAATACCTCTCCGTGGTCCTGTGTAACACTGCAAAGGCCAGCTCGGAGCTGGAAGCAGGTGCCTCAGTGGATCACCACCTCCAGAAAGCAGCGGCCTGTGGCTCTCCCTCAGTTTATATTTTGGAAGAGTTTAGGAGAGGTGGAGTGTTCAGGGGTGGCTCTGATCCCTTCCCTAACCAGGTCACAGATTTAAAGGTTTGTGATAACGTTGCAGCCAAGACAGAGGCGTGGAGGAGAGCTCTGgacctggtgctgctggtgcttcaAACTGATGCTGAAATCATCACAGGCCCCAGAAGGAATCAGATCCTGAACTCGCCTGTGTCAAGCGAATTTATGTTTTTATAG
- the LOC134044449 gene encoding uncharacterized protein LOC134044449, which translates to MSFLPRFCADIRPQDENLSAADASNYRKPGLGTVQRKKSGLKPELTEEQKQEIREAFDLFDTDGSGSIDIKELKVAMRALGFEPKKEEIKKMIADIDKEGSGTINFEDFLAMMTQKMSEKDSKEEILKAFRLFDDDGTGKISFKNLKRVAKELGENLTDEELQEMIDEADRDGDGEVSEQEFLRIMKKTSLY; encoded by the exons ATGTCTTTCCTTCCACGGTTCTGCGCAGATATAAGACCGCAGGATGAAAATCTTTCTGCTGCCGat GCATCCAACTACAGAAAACCAGGCTTAGGTACAGTCCAGCGGAAGAAAAGTGGCTTGAAACCTGAACTTACAGAAGAGCAAAAGCAGGAGATCAGAGAAGCTTTTGATTTGTTTGACACTGATGGATCTGGAAGCATCGACATAAAAGAACTGAAg GTTGCGATGCGTGCCTTAGGTTTTGAGCCAAAGAAGGAAGAGATTAAGAAGATGATAGCAGACATTGACAAGGAAGGAAGTGGCACCATCAACTTTGAAGACTTTTTGGCTATGATGACACAAAAGATG AGCGAAAAGGATTCAAAAGAAGAAATCCTGAAAGCTTTCAGATTATTTGATGATGATGGCACAGGAAAAATTTCATTCAAAAACTTGAAAAGGGTTGCCAAGGAGCTGGGAGAAAATCTAACAGATGAAGAACTTCAG GAAATGATTGATGAAGCTGATCGAGATGGAGATGGGGAAGTAAGTGAGCAGGAATTTTTGAGAATCATGAAGAAAACTAGCTTATACTAG